From a single Nocardioides sp. dk884 genomic region:
- a CDS encoding DNA topoisomerase IB, translated as MPRLRRTSPDQPGWTRRRAGRGFVYLDQHGARLEEDDAERVRDLVIPPAWTDVWVTPHPNGHLQAVGTDAAGRRQYLYHPAWRERRDAEKFDRMLAFGAALASAREVVVSDLGVTGMPLERACAAAVRLLDLGYFRIGNDVYADTNGSFGLTTLERRHVRRRSDRLVFGFVGKSGVEHRIEIDDKVVVQTIEEMRRRRGAGRLLSYREGRSWRDLLPALVNEYIRSTTGIEATAKDFRTWHATVLAAAALAETEEHGESQASRRRAVSAAMKEVSSFLGNTPTLARSSYVDPRVVEAYEQGRTLDRATAGDYDTPDERQAALEAATLELLREE; from the coding sequence GTGCCTCGACTGCGCCGTACCTCCCCCGACCAGCCGGGCTGGACCCGGCGGCGGGCCGGGCGCGGCTTCGTCTACCTCGACCAGCACGGCGCGCGGCTCGAGGAAGACGACGCCGAGCGGGTGCGGGACCTGGTGATCCCGCCCGCCTGGACCGACGTGTGGGTCACGCCGCACCCGAACGGCCACCTGCAGGCGGTCGGCACCGACGCGGCCGGGCGGCGCCAGTACCTCTACCACCCGGCCTGGCGCGAGCGCCGCGACGCGGAGAAGTTCGACCGGATGCTGGCCTTCGGCGCCGCGCTGGCCTCAGCCCGCGAGGTCGTGGTGAGCGACCTCGGGGTGACCGGGATGCCGCTGGAGCGGGCCTGCGCGGCCGCCGTACGGCTGCTCGACCTGGGCTACTTCCGCATCGGCAACGACGTCTACGCCGACACCAACGGCAGCTTCGGGCTGACCACGCTGGAGCGCCGCCACGTCCGCCGGCGCTCGGACCGGCTGGTCTTCGGGTTCGTCGGGAAATCCGGGGTCGAGCACCGCATCGAGATCGACGACAAGGTCGTCGTGCAGACCATCGAGGAGATGCGCCGGCGTCGCGGGGCCGGGCGGCTGCTGTCCTACCGCGAGGGGCGCAGCTGGCGCGACCTGCTGCCCGCGCTGGTCAACGAGTACATCCGCAGCACCACCGGCATCGAGGCCACCGCGAAGGACTTCCGCACCTGGCACGCCACGGTGCTCGCCGCGGCGGCGCTGGCCGAGACCGAGGAGCACGGCGAGTCGCAGGCGTCGCGGCGCCGCGCGGTGAGTGCCGCGATGAAGGAGGTGTCGAGCTTCCTCGGCAACACCCCGACCCTGGCGCGCTCCTCCTACGTCGACCCGCGCGTCGTCGAGGCCTACGAGCAGGGCCGCACGCTCGACCGCGCGACCGCGGGGGACTACGACACACCCGACGAGCGGCAGGCGGCCCTGGAGGCCGCGACGCTCGAGCTGCTGAGGGAGGAGTGA
- a CDS encoding macro domain-containing protein — translation MQVTAVEGDITMQEVDAVVNAANRGMRGGGGVDGAIHRVGGPEVLADCVRRFPDGLATGDAGWTTAGVLPARWVVHVVGPDRHAGETDRARLVSCYVRALEVADELGVRSIAFPLVGAGVYGWSAEESVDAALEGVATAEARGSGVEEVRIVAFGPAAYDVVRARLASGQSRSTT, via the coding sequence ATGCAGGTCACCGCTGTCGAGGGCGACATCACCATGCAGGAGGTCGACGCGGTCGTCAACGCCGCCAACCGCGGCATGCGCGGCGGCGGGGGAGTGGACGGGGCGATCCACCGGGTCGGGGGACCGGAGGTGCTCGCCGACTGCGTGCGCCGCTTCCCCGACGGGCTGGCGACCGGCGACGCCGGCTGGACGACGGCCGGGGTGCTTCCGGCGCGGTGGGTGGTGCACGTCGTGGGCCCGGACCGGCACGCCGGCGAGACCGACCGCGCCCGGCTGGTCTCCTGCTACGTGCGGGCGCTGGAGGTCGCCGACGAGCTCGGCGTGCGCAGCATCGCGTTCCCGCTCGTGGGCGCCGGCGTCTACGGCTGGTCGGCCGAGGAGTCCGTCGACGCGGCCCTGGAGGGGGTCGCGACCGCCGAGGCGCGTGGCAGCGGCGTCGAGGAGGTGCGGATCGTGGCCTTCGGCCCCGCGGCGTACGACGTGGTGCGGGCGCGGCTGGCGAGCGGTCAGAGCCGCTCGACGACGTAG
- the serC gene encoding phosphoserine transaminase → MSPAPKIPADLLPADGRFGAGPSKIEAAHLDALAATGTSLLGTSHRQAPVRELVGRVKDGLASFFSLPEGYEIVLGNGGATAFWDVATFGLIEERSQHLTFGEFSAKFAQAATRAPWLADPSVIAAEPGTRAEPVAEAGIDVYAWPHNETSTGVMAPVVRPVGADDGALVLIDATSGAGGLPVDLTETDVYYFAPQKSFASDGGLWLATMSPAALERAERIAASGRYVPAFLDLPSAIEQSRKNQTLNTPAIATLFLMAEQLDWMNAHGSLPGMVERTTRSSSALYAWAERTPYAFPYVAEPAERSLVIGTIDFTEDVDAKALAAALRANGISDTEPYRKLGRNQLRIAMYPAVDPADVEALTACIDYVVERL, encoded by the coding sequence ATGAGCCCCGCCCCGAAGATCCCCGCCGACCTCCTTCCCGCGGACGGACGCTTCGGCGCCGGCCCCTCGAAGATCGAGGCCGCCCACCTCGACGCGCTCGCCGCGACCGGGACGTCCCTGCTGGGCACCTCCCACCGCCAGGCGCCGGTGCGCGAGCTGGTCGGGCGGGTCAAGGACGGGCTGGCGAGCTTCTTCTCGCTGCCCGAGGGTTATGAAATCGTGCTCGGCAACGGCGGCGCGACGGCGTTCTGGGACGTCGCGACGTTCGGCCTGATCGAGGAGCGCAGCCAGCACCTCACGTTCGGTGAGTTCTCCGCGAAGTTCGCCCAGGCCGCGACCCGGGCTCCGTGGCTGGCCGACCCCTCGGTGATCGCCGCCGAGCCCGGCACCCGTGCGGAGCCGGTCGCCGAGGCCGGGATCGACGTCTACGCCTGGCCGCACAACGAGACCTCGACCGGCGTGATGGCACCCGTCGTGCGCCCCGTCGGTGCCGACGACGGCGCGCTGGTGCTCATCGACGCCACCTCGGGCGCGGGCGGCCTGCCGGTCGACCTGACCGAGACCGACGTCTACTACTTCGCCCCGCAGAAGTCGTTCGCCTCCGACGGCGGCCTGTGGCTGGCCACGATGTCGCCGGCCGCGCTCGAGCGCGCCGAGCGGATCGCGGCGAGCGGTCGCTACGTGCCGGCGTTCCTCGACCTGCCGAGCGCGATCGAGCAGTCGCGCAAGAACCAGACGCTCAACACCCCGGCCATCGCCACGCTGTTCTTGATGGCCGAGCAGCTGGACTGGATGAACGCCCACGGCTCGCTGCCGGGCATGGTCGAGCGCACCACCCGCTCCTCCTCGGCGCTCTACGCGTGGGCCGAGCGCACGCCGTACGCCTTCCCCTACGTCGCCGAGCCCGCCGAGCGCTCCCTGGTGATCGGCACCATCGACTTCACCGAGGACGTCGACGCGAAGGCGCTGGCGGCCGCGCTGCGTGCCAACGGCATCAGCGACACCGAGCCCTACCGCAAGCTCGGGCGCAACCAGCTGCGCATCGCGATGTACCCCGCGGTCGACCCGGCCGACGTCGAGGCGCTCACCGCCTGCATCGACTACGTCGTCGAGCGGCTCTGA
- a CDS encoding GNAT family N-acetyltransferase, giving the protein MSGAEGRATAPDERVPGGLEIVRVGYDDPDARRLVEEVQEEYVRRYGGRDESPVEPAEFLPPGGSFFVGYADGVAVATGAWRRSGVEACGTRATAEVKRMYVVPAAQRRGHARRMLAHLEASAAATGYEALVLETGDRQPEAIELYLSAGYEEIPGFGHYRDSPINRSFAKRIG; this is encoded by the coding sequence GTGAGCGGAGCAGAGGGACGGGCGACCGCGCCCGACGAGCGGGTGCCCGGCGGGCTGGAGATCGTGCGCGTCGGCTACGACGACCCCGACGCGCGGCGGCTGGTCGAGGAGGTCCAGGAGGAGTACGTCCGCCGCTACGGCGGGCGCGACGAGAGCCCGGTGGAGCCGGCGGAGTTCCTGCCCCCGGGCGGGAGCTTCTTCGTGGGCTACGCCGACGGCGTCGCGGTGGCCACCGGCGCGTGGCGCCGCTCCGGCGTCGAGGCCTGCGGCACCCGCGCCACCGCCGAGGTCAAGCGGATGTACGTCGTCCCGGCCGCCCAGCGCCGCGGGCACGCCCGCCGGATGCTCGCGCACCTGGAGGCCAGCGCGGCGGCGACCGGCTACGAGGCGCTCGTGCTGGAGACCGGCGACCGCCAGCCGGAGGCCATCGAGCTCTATCTCTCCGCCGGTTATGAGGAGATCCCCGGCTTCGGGCACTACCGGGACTCACCGATCAACCGCTCCTTCGCCAAGCGGATCGGCTGA
- a CDS encoding SDR family NAD(P)-dependent oxidoreductase, translating into MSVTQRTSGSESALPHAGRYAGCSAIVTGAGSGVGAALARALVGAGAHVWLADLDEEAATRVAATLADPEAGPGTARPARLDVTDAAAVAALVHEVADEHGRLDLLFNNAGITFGGETEDLTLEQWNAIIDVNLRGVVHGVHAAYPLMVRQGAVGGRGGHIVNTASMGGLMAAGLITSYVATKHAVVGLSLALRSEAAAKGVGVTAICPSAVETPLLEKGELGRFRGRDYYLKGQGVRRPLDPDVLADRVLAAVAADRPLLVTPLQARLAWRLGRLSPALVARSSIGFVGRQRRLQAARAARAVR; encoded by the coding sequence ATCCGGCTCCGAGTCCGCCCTCCCCCACGCCGGCCGGTACGCCGGGTGCAGCGCGATCGTCACCGGGGCCGGCTCCGGGGTCGGCGCGGCGCTGGCCCGCGCGCTGGTGGGCGCCGGAGCGCACGTCTGGCTGGCCGACCTCGACGAGGAGGCGGCGACCCGGGTGGCCGCCACCCTCGCCGATCCCGAGGCCGGGCCGGGCACCGCGCGGCCCGCGCGGCTCGACGTCACCGACGCCGCCGCGGTGGCCGCACTCGTGCACGAGGTCGCCGACGAGCACGGGCGCCTCGACCTGCTGTTCAACAACGCGGGGATCACCTTCGGCGGAGAGACCGAGGACCTCACCCTCGAGCAGTGGAACGCGATCATCGACGTCAACCTGCGCGGGGTGGTGCACGGCGTGCACGCGGCGTACCCGCTGATGGTGCGCCAGGGCGCGGTCGGCGGGCGGGGCGGGCACATCGTCAACACCGCCTCGATGGGCGGGCTGATGGCGGCCGGGCTGATCACCTCCTACGTCGCGACCAAGCACGCGGTCGTCGGGCTCTCGCTCGCGCTGCGCTCGGAGGCCGCCGCGAAGGGCGTCGGCGTGACCGCGATCTGCCCCTCCGCCGTGGAGACCCCGCTGCTGGAGAAGGGCGAGCTCGGCCGGTTCCGCGGTCGTGACTACTACCTCAAGGGCCAGGGCGTACGCCGCCCGCTCGACCCCGACGTGCTCGCCGACCGGGTGCTCGCGGCGGTGGCCGCCGACCGGCCGCTCCTGGTCACCCCACTGCAGGCGCGGCTCGCCTGGCGCCTCGGGCGCCTCTCCCCCGCGCTGGTCGCCCGCTCCTCGATCGGCTTCGTGGGCCGCCAGCGCCGGTTGCAGGCCGCCCGCGCCGCCCGCGCGGTGCGCTGA